A window from Macaca nemestrina isolate mMacNem1 chromosome 8, mMacNem.hap1, whole genome shotgun sequence encodes these proteins:
- the LOC105483512 gene encoding myelin P2 protein isoform X1, which yields MSNKFLGTWKLVSSENFDDYMKALGVGLATRKLGNLAKPTVIISKKGDIITIRTESTFKNTEISFKLGQEFEETTADNRKAKSIVTLQRGSLNQVQRWDGKETTIKRKLVNGKMVVECKMKGVVCTRIYEKV from the exons ATGAGCAACAAATTCCTGGGCACCTGGAAACTTGTCTCGAGTGAGAACTTTGACGATTACATGAAAGCTCTGG GTGTGGGGTTAGCCACCAGAAAACTGGGAAATTTGGCCAAACCCACTGTGATCATCAGCAAGAAAGGAGATATTATAACTATACGAACTGAAAGCacctttaaaaatacagagatcTCCTTCAAGCTAGGCCAGGAATTTGAAGAAACCACAGCTGACAATAGAAAGGCCAAG AGCATCGTAACCCTGCAGAGAGGATCACTGAATCAAGTGCAGAGATGGGATGGCAAAGAGACAACCATAAAGAGAAAGCTGGTGAATGGGAAAATGGTAGTG gAATGTAAAATGAAGGGCGTGGTGTGCACCAGAATCTATGAGAAGGTCTGA
- the LOC105483512 gene encoding myelin P2 protein isoform X2 has product MSNKFLGTWKLVSSENFDDYMKALEHRNPAERITESSAEMGWQRDNHKEKAGEWENGSGM; this is encoded by the exons ATGAGCAACAAATTCCTGGGCACCTGGAAACTTGTCTCGAGTGAGAACTTTGACGATTACATGAAAGCTCTGG AGCATCGTAACCCTGCAGAGAGGATCACTGAATCAAGTGCAGAGATGGGATGGCAAAGAGACAACCATAAAGAGAAAGCTGGTGAATGGGAAAATGGTAGTG gAATGTAA